In a single window of the Flavivirga spongiicola genome:
- a CDS encoding SusD/RagB family nutrient-binding outer membrane lipoprotein, with protein sequence MKTFIINMSKIGILLCFIFLSSCDKGFDEINIDPDETTAETAPASNIFLRVIEDIADETYDEDLAVIADLVGFVFGDGIALYEKGSAGKWGSFYGELKNVNQILTLTAPDGREANSINHGVARILRVIYYQRLVDLFGAIPYTEGAQGLQFPKPKYDSEETIYKDLVKELDAAIAEINTGTGLVFNAEVDLVYGGNAANWALFANSLKLRIGMRMRFVDQAAASTIITNALSGSLINSNEASWAFKYPGTEANNSSDLFSINKPTSRFVSELLLKELRDTNDPRKFVYADPTGNSNDLYQGQVNGLNINFGDATQSIRGSYIWQNRAFPSYLMTHAEVNFLKAEAALANIGGGDANTAFRAGIRASMEQWDVAEADIVTFLATPTATLTGTDEEKLEQIAIQKWIALYTNGHEAYAEMRRTGYPAIAQRVATTDIDRFDADGNLTTVSVGYRLGITEGVFPRRVEYPNNEKELNPDNFNAAVSAYGDGLLDRVWWDVR encoded by the coding sequence ATGAAAACATTTATAATAAATATGAGTAAAATAGGAATACTATTGTGTTTTATCTTTTTATCAAGTTGTGATAAGGGGTTCGATGAAATTAATATAGATCCTGATGAAACGACTGCAGAAACTGCTCCAGCTAGTAATATTTTTTTACGAGTAATAGAAGACATTGCAGATGAAACCTATGATGAAGATCTAGCTGTTATAGCAGATCTAGTTGGTTTTGTATTTGGAGATGGTATAGCGCTTTATGAAAAAGGGTCAGCAGGAAAGTGGGGCAGTTTTTATGGAGAATTAAAAAATGTCAATCAGATTTTAACTCTCACAGCACCAGATGGTCGTGAGGCTAATAGTATTAACCATGGTGTTGCTAGAATATTAAGAGTTATTTATTATCAACGTCTTGTAGATCTTTTTGGAGCCATTCCTTATACAGAAGGAGCACAAGGGTTACAATTTCCTAAACCTAAATACGATAGTGAAGAAACTATTTATAAAGATCTGGTAAAAGAGTTAGATGCTGCTATAGCTGAGATAAATACAGGCACAGGATTAGTTTTTAATGCTGAGGTAGATTTAGTATATGGTGGTAATGCAGCTAATTGGGCATTATTTGCCAATTCATTAAAACTACGTATAGGTATGCGTATGCGTTTTGTAGACCAAGCGGCTGCAAGTACTATTATTACTAACGCGTTAAGTGGTAGCTTAATAAACTCGAACGAAGCATCTTGGGCATTTAAATACCCAGGGACTGAAGCTAATAATTCAAGTGATTTGTTTAGTATAAATAAACCTACTAGCAGATTTGTAAGCGAGTTATTACTTAAGGAATTAAGAGATACAAATGATCCACGAAAATTTGTATATGCTGACCCTACAGGTAATAGTAATGACCTTTACCAAGGACAAGTTAATGGTTTAAATATAAATTTTGGTGATGCGACTCAGTCTATTAGAGGTTCGTATATATGGCAAAATAGAGCATTTCCATCGTATTTAATGACTCATGCAGAAGTAAATTTTCTTAAGGCTGAAGCGGCATTAGCCAATATTGGTGGTGGAGATGCTAATACAGCGTTTAGAGCGGGTATTAGAGCCAGTATGGAGCAATGGGACGTTGCCGAAGCAGATATTGTAACGTTTTTAGCAACACCTACAGCCACATTAACTGGTACAGACGAAGAAAAATTAGAGCAAATCGCCATTCAAAAATGGATTGCCCTATATACAAATGGACATGAAGCTTATGCAGAAATGAGACGAACAGGATATCCTGCAATTGCTCAGCGTGTTGCAACTACAGATATAGACAGATTTGATGCCGATGGAAATTTAACCACTGTAAGTGTGGGGTATCGTTTAGGTATTACAGAAGGCGTATTTCCTAGAAGAGTTGAATACCCTAATAATGAGAAAGAGTTGAACCCGGATAATTTTAATGCAGCGGTAAGTGCATATGGAGATGGATTACTCGATAGAGTTTGGTGGGATGTTAGATAA
- a CDS encoding SusC/RagA family TonB-linked outer membrane protein yields the protein MKLSIYLFIITLFQVQANTYSQNTKITLDLENVTIENVLRKIESLTEFKILYNDKEVDYKRRIDAKFNKQKISKILKDIFSNTPIVFDVFEKQIILKHSLEKEVLQPPIVNTTKLLLQQNTVSGNVKDQFGSPLPGVNIIQAGTTNGTQTDFDGNYSISIEKGAVLQFSYIGMISQNITVGDGTTINVVLLESQEALDEIVVTALGIKREKKALGYSVTELKGDEFNDNKDSNVLNSFQGKVAGVQINTTSNGIGSSSRVVIRGNSSFTGNNQPLYVVDGIPIRSSSSTVSFSDEFGSNGSDAGNDHAANINPEDIASVSVLKGPSAAALYGSRAANGVIVITTKKGSSERGLGITINSNTTFEDAYVFPRFQNEFGGGRVGEISGKVWNLDPALAYVDNNGIEIQRLDDDKNWGARLNGQTYRQWDSQYTLGTYSPNPNFAKNFYNTGVNITNSIAIDGGNETTQVRASFTNVDEQGIVPESTQKRNTVTLRLSSKIADKLTLDGRITYVNQKVHNRTTAGGLSSIPWVINHSQRNLTNEFLADFLNPEYNPTTWPPANISAFVLGVERRDPLNPFRQGLFESLGPKTPWNGNPYWLVKNYTNDDERHNYTGFVSLKYDIMDGLSAMARIGLDQSALFSNRKNRAGSRIDFLGSYSESTRFNSDLNADFLLAYNKNISDDVSVALNVGGNHFKTTSRSTSASGSQFIIPDFFAINNFKEISDGNLSRSRLDVNSLYFSGQIGYKNYAFLDVTGRNDWSSSLPAANRSFFYPSVAGSLVFSEALQLNKDVLSFGKLRASWAEVGNGTDPYRLVSGVSDNRFGSLLTLGLDGTIPLANLKPEITTSIEFGTDLRFFKNRLGLDFTWYKSNTVNQIVSVGVPSSTGFGSRIVNAGDIENKGFEVLLTGTPIETKDFSWDASINFTKNTSEVIDVLSEENVSFVNVGSVTLSGDNGLSFRAEKGMPYGVIYGRKFLRNSDGLVVVDNKGNPLGTDQVLIGDPNPEWLAGISNSFKYKNFRLSFLIDVRKGGIIINNTARTMSRAGTNTLSLEGRDAFYNSPEFLALSTGSARSSLPGSFTGGVSTWVNNNAVVQDGNLPTDANGNQIGGEINTFYGSPRIYQENLFKSGIVEPFVEDASFVKLREVSLSYTLPKKTLDKLPFSNVSFSLIGRNLFILHRNTKDFDPESNVSSGNGQGIEGNALPGTRRYGFNIKLEL from the coding sequence ATGAAACTTTCAATTTATTTATTTATAATCACATTATTCCAGGTTCAAGCAAACACGTACTCTCAAAACACAAAAATCACTTTAGATTTAGAAAATGTAACTATAGAGAATGTACTTCGCAAAATTGAATCACTTACCGAATTTAAAATCTTATATAATGATAAAGAGGTAGATTATAAAAGACGTATTGATGCTAAATTTAATAAGCAAAAAATATCAAAAATTTTGAAAGACATATTCTCAAATACACCTATAGTTTTTGATGTATTTGAGAAACAAATTATTTTAAAGCATAGTTTAGAAAAGGAAGTGTTACAACCTCCTATTGTAAATACAACAAAATTGCTGCTACAACAGAATACGGTTTCTGGAAACGTTAAAGATCAATTTGGATCACCGCTGCCTGGTGTAAACATTATTCAAGCAGGAACTACTAACGGAACCCAAACAGATTTTGATGGGAATTATAGCATAAGTATAGAAAAAGGAGCTGTTTTACAGTTTAGCTATATAGGCATGATTTCTCAAAATATAACCGTTGGAGATGGCACAACTATCAATGTTGTTTTATTAGAGTCTCAAGAAGCACTTGATGAAATTGTTGTAACAGCTTTAGGAATAAAACGAGAAAAGAAAGCATTAGGATATTCTGTTACCGAATTAAAAGGTGATGAATTTAATGATAATAAAGACTCTAACGTATTAAACAGTTTTCAAGGTAAAGTAGCGGGAGTACAAATAAATACAACATCTAATGGAATAGGGAGTTCTAGTCGTGTAGTTATTAGAGGAAATAGCTCTTTTACTGGTAACAATCAACCCTTATATGTTGTAGATGGTATTCCAATACGCAGTAGCTCATCAACTGTTAGTTTTAGTGATGAGTTCGGAAGTAATGGTAGTGACGCAGGTAATGACCATGCTGCTAATATAAACCCGGAAGACATAGCCTCAGTATCTGTCCTTAAAGGACCTTCTGCAGCTGCACTCTATGGGTCTAGAGCTGCGAATGGTGTTATTGTTATCACAACAAAAAAAGGATCTTCGGAAAGAGGTTTAGGAATTACTATTAATTCTAATACGACCTTTGAAGATGCTTATGTTTTTCCAAGATTTCAGAATGAATTTGGAGGAGGTCGTGTAGGAGAAATTTCTGGTAAAGTATGGAATTTAGACCCAGCATTAGCCTATGTAGATAATAACGGTATTGAAATACAAAGACTTGATGATGATAAAAACTGGGGGGCACGTCTTAATGGACAAACCTACAGGCAATGGGATTCGCAGTACACGCTAGGTACTTATTCACCTAACCCGAATTTCGCAAAAAACTTTTATAATACGGGGGTAAATATTACCAATTCTATTGCTATAGATGGCGGTAATGAAACCACACAGGTAAGAGCATCATTTACGAATGTTGACGAACAAGGGATTGTGCCGGAGAGTACCCAAAAAAGAAACACGGTAACCTTACGATTATCTTCTAAAATAGCAGATAAGCTAACATTAGATGGTAGAATTACTTATGTAAACCAGAAAGTACATAACAGAACTACTGCGGGTGGTTTATCAAGTATTCCATGGGTTATCAATCATTCACAAAGAAATCTTACCAATGAGTTTTTGGCAGATTTTTTAAATCCTGAATATAATCCTACAACATGGCCTCCAGCAAATATTTCTGCATTTGTGTTAGGTGTAGAAAGAAGAGATCCTTTAAATCCTTTTAGACAAGGGTTATTTGAATCATTAGGACCAAAAACACCATGGAACGGGAATCCTTACTGGTTAGTAAAAAATTATACAAATGATGATGAGCGTCATAACTATACGGGTTTTGTATCACTTAAATATGATATTATGGATGGTTTGAGTGCCATGGCACGTATAGGACTAGATCAATCAGCACTCTTTTCAAATAGAAAGAATAGAGCAGGATCTCGTATAGATTTTTTAGGAAGCTATAGCGAATCGACTCGATTTAATTCAGACTTAAATGCAGACTTCTTATTAGCCTATAATAAAAACATATCTGATGATGTGTCAGTAGCATTAAATGTTGGGGGTAATCATTTTAAGACAACTTCAAGATCAACTTCTGCAAGCGGTAGTCAGTTTATAATTCCTGATTTTTTCGCTATAAATAACTTTAAAGAAATTAGTGATGGAAATCTATCAAGAAGTAGACTAGATGTGAATTCACTTTATTTTTCTGGACAAATAGGTTATAAAAACTATGCGTTTTTAGATGTTACCGGTCGTAACGATTGGTCTTCAAGCTTACCGGCTGCTAACAGATCATTCTTTTATCCATCGGTAGCAGGAAGTTTAGTATTTTCTGAAGCATTACAATTAAATAAAGATGTATTGAGTTTTGGTAAACTAAGAGCTTCTTGGGCAGAAGTAGGTAATGGTACAGACCCTTATAGATTAGTGTCTGGAGTTAGTGATAATAGATTTGGAAGCTTATTAACGCTTGGTTTAGATGGCACAATTCCTTTAGCCAATTTAAAACCAGAAATAACTACATCTATAGAATTTGGTACCGATTTAAGGTTCTTTAAAAACAGATTAGGCCTTGATTTTACATGGTATAAATCCAACACTGTAAATCAAATAGTAAGTGTAGGAGTACCTTCATCAACTGGTTTTGGAAGTAGAATCGTTAATGCTGGAGATATTGAAAACAAGGGATTTGAGGTGTTGCTAACAGGAACGCCTATAGAAACAAAAGATTTTTCATGGGATGCTTCCATTAATTTTACCAAGAATACATCAGAAGTGATAGATGTATTGAGCGAAGAAAATGTAAGTTTTGTAAATGTTGGTTCTGTAACGCTGTCTGGAGATAATGGTCTTAGCTTTAGAGCAGAAAAAGGAATGCCTTATGGTGTTATATACGGTAGGAAATTTCTAAGAAATTCTGATGGATTGGTAGTGGTAGATAATAAAGGAAATCCATTAGGAACAGACCAGGTTTTAATTGGTGATCCTAACCCAGAATGGTTGGCAGGTATTAGTAACTCATTTAAATATAAAAACTTTAGACTTAGTTTTTTAATTGATGTTAGAAAAGGAGGTATTATTATTAATAATACAGCAAGAACCATGTCTAGGGCAGGTACCAATACGTTATCATTAGAAGGTAGAGATGCTTTTTATAATTCACCGGAGTTTTTAGCATTATCTACAGGTTCAGCACGTAGCTCTTTACCAGGATCCTTTACAGGAGGTGTGAGTACTTGGGTGAATAACAATGCAGTAGTTCAAGATGGCAATTTGCCAACAGATGCCAATGGTAATCAAATAGGAGGTGAGATTAATACGTTTTATGGCAGCCCAAGAATATACCAAGAGAATTTGTTTAAAAGTGGTATTGTAGAACCATTTGTTGAGGATGCTAGTTTTGTAAAGTTAAGAGAAGTATCCTTGTCTTATACCTTACCTAAAAAGACCTTAGATAAATTACCTTTTTCTAATGTATCATTCTCATTAATAGGTAGAAACTTGTTTATTCTTCATAGAAACACGAAAGATTTTGATCCGGAATCAAATGTAAGTAGTGGTAATGGACAAGGTATAGAGGGTAATGCATTACCGGGAACCAGAAGGTATGGGTTTAACATAAAATTAGAACTTTAA
- a CDS encoding FecR family protein → MNSNIEFIIQKYLEGSASEEDIILLKNWISIDNNRKVFQEHIEIQYLLDHKFEAYNIDLAHEKLMRLIEDTSVIPLNKKWKYTALLKYAALFVGLIGLSFFLKNEFFGNKKLQINNDAITIQLDNGNVEIISASGEKTILDKNGYVVGVQEGNALNYKTSPSSDIAQTDLENQAPNENLKYNELNIPYGKTFKLMLSDGTIVHLNAGTTLKYPVKFLNGKYRKVFLKGEAYFEIAKDAKHPFIVNTNDINVRALGTQFNVSSYTDDQNINTVLVEGSVGVYKSNEDFNLKKSTILTPGLKAGFNKTNKNILVESVDTNIYTGWVHGKMIFNHMPFKNIIKKLERHYNVSIQNNNKQLDDETFTATFDVETIEQVIESFSKNYEIEFSIVNNQIIIN, encoded by the coding sequence ATGAATTCAAACATAGAATTTATAATTCAAAAGTATTTAGAAGGAAGCGCTTCAGAAGAAGATATTATCCTTTTAAAAAACTGGATCTCAATAGATAACAATAGAAAAGTATTTCAAGAGCATATAGAAATACAATATTTATTAGACCATAAATTCGAAGCATATAATATAGACCTGGCTCATGAAAAATTAATGCGATTAATAGAGGATACCTCTGTAATTCCTTTAAATAAAAAATGGAAGTACACGGCTTTATTAAAATACGCAGCGCTTTTTGTAGGGCTAATAGGTCTTTCATTTTTTCTTAAAAATGAGTTTTTTGGAAATAAAAAATTACAAATAAATAATGATGCCATTACCATTCAATTAGATAATGGAAATGTTGAAATTATTTCAGCATCAGGAGAGAAAACAATTTTAGATAAAAACGGTTATGTGGTTGGTGTTCAGGAGGGTAATGCCCTAAACTATAAAACAAGCCCTTCATCAGATATAGCCCAAACAGATTTAGAAAATCAAGCCCCAAATGAAAATTTAAAGTATAATGAATTAAACATTCCATATGGTAAAACATTTAAGTTAATGTTATCAGATGGAACGATAGTGCATTTAAATGCGGGAACCACACTTAAATATCCTGTAAAATTTTTAAACGGAAAATATAGAAAAGTATTTTTAAAAGGAGAAGCCTATTTTGAGATTGCTAAAGATGCAAAACATCCGTTTATTGTTAATACAAATGATATTAATGTAAGAGCTTTAGGCACTCAGTTTAATGTGTCTTCATACACAGATGATCAAAATATTAACACGGTCTTGGTTGAAGGTTCCGTGGGTGTTTATAAAAGTAATGAAGATTTTAATTTAAAAAAATCTACAATATTAACACCCGGATTAAAAGCAGGTTTTAATAAAACTAACAAAAATATTTTAGTAGAATCCGTAGATACTAATATTTATACGGGTTGGGTGCATGGTAAAATGATTTTCAATCATATGCCTTTTAAAAACATCATAAAAAAATTAGAAAGACATTATAATGTTTCGATACAAAATAATAATAAGCAATTAGATGACGAAACATTTACTGCAACTTTTGATGTTGAAACTATTGAGCAAGTAATAGAGTCTTTTAGCAAAAATTATGAAATAGAATTTAGTATTGTAAACAATCAGATAATTATTAATTAA
- a CDS encoding RNA polymerase sigma factor — translation MSMLFKNDKTLIKELKSGNKAAFTFLFKTYYKPLCIYCASLSKSKVFSEDIVQNTFVKIWKKREKLKIHTSIKSYLYKAVYYGFINEYVKIEKKNNVLDTIYLDTLNKSIEQDNSIIKENLIRLDKAIENLPKKCREVFILNKKEGYSYEEIADILSISKNTVENHISNALSKIRAEIFSINDKTS, via the coding sequence ATGAGCATGTTGTTTAAAAATGACAAAACTTTAATTAAAGAGCTTAAGTCCGGTAATAAAGCTGCGTTTACATTTCTATTTAAAACCTATTATAAGCCCTTATGCATTTATTGTGCTTCTTTATCTAAAAGCAAAGTGTTTTCGGAAGATATTGTTCAAAATACTTTTGTTAAAATATGGAAAAAGCGAGAAAAATTAAAAATTCACACATCTATTAAAAGCTATCTATATAAAGCTGTATATTATGGTTTTATAAATGAATACGTTAAAATTGAGAAGAAAAATAATGTTTTGGATACTATATATTTGGATACTTTAAACAAATCTATAGAACAAGACAATTCTATAATAAAGGAAAATCTTATACGTCTTGATAAAGCCATTGAGAACTTACCAAAAAAATGTAGAGAAGTCTTTATTTTGAATAAAAAGGAAGGGTATAGCTACGAAGAAATAGCAGACATTTTAAGCATATCTAAAAATACAGTCGAAAACCATATAAGTAATGCTCTATCTAAAATTAGGGCGGAAATATTCTCTATTAATGATAAAACGTCTTAA
- the purU gene encoding formyltetrahydrofolate deformylase: MNPQIITFLIKCPDQKGIITKLTRFFYEEGFNIISSQQYTNSEEEKFFMRVRLSSDDSVIISKIELEGKFKKLAELYHITWKVDYGSKKHKVAIMVSHTSHNLYDLLHRHKEGKLNCEVSMVVSNHLKLKPIAEMFKIPFHYAPITKETKTQQEQSLISLYDQHEIDLIIMARYMQILSEDFINHFSERIINIHHSFLPAFQGANPYKRAHERGVKLIGATAHYATQDLDEGPIIEQGVERVSHESTVSSLKSIGAEIETFVLAKAVNFHLNDQIIVDGNKAIVFPETGE, from the coding sequence ATGAATCCACAAATAATAACCTTTCTAATTAAATGTCCAGACCAGAAAGGAATCATAACGAAGCTAACCCGTTTTTTTTATGAAGAAGGTTTTAATATAATTAGCTCTCAGCAATACACCAACTCTGAAGAAGAAAAGTTTTTTATGCGTGTTCGCTTATCATCAGACGATTCTGTGATTATAAGTAAGATCGAATTGGAGGGTAAATTTAAAAAACTTGCCGAATTATATCATATAACTTGGAAGGTTGATTACGGAAGCAAAAAACATAAAGTCGCCATTATGGTATCGCACACTAGTCATAATCTATACGATTTACTGCATAGGCACAAGGAAGGAAAACTTAATTGTGAAGTAAGTATGGTGGTTAGTAACCATTTAAAGTTGAAACCTATTGCGGAAATGTTTAAAATTCCATTTCATTATGCACCAATTACTAAGGAGACAAAAACGCAACAAGAACAGAGTTTGATCTCGTTGTATGATCAACATGAAATTGATTTGATCATTATGGCGAGGTATATGCAAATATTATCGGAGGATTTTATCAATCATTTTTCAGAGAGAATTATCAATATTCATCATTCATTTTTACCTGCTTTTCAAGGAGCAAATCCATATAAAAGAGCCCATGAAAGAGGAGTTAAACTAATAGGAGCTACGGCACATTATGCTACTCAAGATTTAGATGAAGGCCCTATCATTGAACAAGGCGTTGAGCGCGTATCTCATGAAAGTACTGTAAGTTCTTTAAAAAGTATAGGAGCCGAAATAGAGACGTTTGTTTTGGCTAAGGCAGTTAATTTTCATTTAAATGACCAAATAATTGTAGATGGAAATAAAGCAATCGTTTTTCCTGAAACAGGAGAATAA
- a CDS encoding heterodisulfide reductase-related iron-sulfur binding cluster, producing MEDLSRELYGNIGVISKILFYICAFTSMGIFAYGIYKRRQLWKLGKDTGEKIDFKASFKALISRVLSQKTVRSGVRKKKAGRFHTLMFFGFIILFIGTCLVAVEEYGHILFGVEGENLFHKGIYFAVYEVFLDSFGLLYTLGAAWFLARMIQKGRGGSVRYRKSDYFLVSALFVIGWSGYWLEGLRIIRENTAYPWLSYVGNSHAHLFRFLGVNEGNVDAVHLTVWWGHGLLVFAFIASFPFTRLLHVIAGSFNLILVRRKPGYMIPVTVEELEETGKVGVENVQDFSYRQLLSLDACVACGRCTDACPATEAGKPLSPRDVVQDIRSHFNEVGPLIQDARKNGRDELEDKALAAAPKLHGDIISAETLWSCTTCNACHEVCPLDVSPVSIITDMRRFLIGEGALSGPPAASLQKVQRSGNPWGLPARDRFNWSEGLDVPTVQSNPGFEVLYWIGCSATYDRRIQKVAHAVVKLLEHAGVNYATLGPEERCTGEFARRMGDEFLFQESAENNIEVLKKYNVKSIITHCPHCLNSLSKDYPQFGGNYDVMHHTQFLSTLIKDDKLKVDEKAIKGEDGSITYHDPCYLARINGISEEPRFLIEEAVGEHALEEVKRSGCESSCCGAGGGRMWFDDEPEERIGRTRVEELLATKAKTVAVSCPFCLTMMTDGIAAKTDQVEVKDLSEILADAIEMTNNITSYSKNIE from the coding sequence ATGGAGGACTTATCAAGAGAACTATATGGCAATATTGGAGTTATTTCCAAAATCTTATTTTATATATGTGCCTTTACTTCAATGGGCATTTTCGCCTACGGAATATATAAACGTCGTCAGTTATGGAAATTAGGAAAAGACACAGGCGAAAAAATCGATTTTAAAGCATCATTTAAAGCGTTAATTTCTAGAGTGCTTTCCCAAAAGACCGTTCGTAGTGGTGTTCGTAAGAAGAAAGCAGGACGTTTTCATACCTTGATGTTTTTCGGATTTATCATCCTTTTTATAGGAACATGTTTAGTAGCGGTTGAAGAATACGGTCACATTCTATTTGGGGTAGAAGGCGAAAATCTTTTCCATAAAGGAATTTATTTCGCTGTTTATGAGGTCTTTCTTGATTCTTTTGGGCTTCTTTATACCCTAGGAGCTGCTTGGTTTTTGGCTCGAATGATTCAAAAAGGAAGAGGAGGTAGCGTTCGTTATCGAAAGTCGGATTACTTTCTTGTTAGCGCACTTTTTGTTATTGGTTGGTCAGGTTACTGGCTTGAAGGCCTTCGTATTATTCGAGAAAATACAGCATATCCATGGCTCTCTTATGTTGGTAATAGTCATGCACATCTTTTTCGTTTTCTTGGAGTAAATGAAGGAAATGTGGATGCGGTTCATCTTACAGTTTGGTGGGGACATGGACTCCTTGTTTTCGCATTCATCGCTTCATTTCCATTTACTCGACTGCTTCATGTTATTGCAGGCTCATTCAATCTTATCCTTGTTCGTAGAAAACCAGGATATATGATCCCTGTTACGGTTGAAGAACTTGAAGAGACAGGAAAAGTTGGAGTAGAAAACGTACAGGATTTCTCGTACAGACAATTACTTTCACTTGACGCATGTGTGGCTTGTGGCAGGTGTACTGATGCTTGTCCAGCGACTGAAGCTGGTAAACCTCTATCTCCACGGGATGTGGTTCAAGATATTCGTAGTCATTTTAATGAAGTTGGCCCACTAATTCAAGATGCTCGAAAGAACGGTCGTGACGAACTTGAAGATAAAGCTTTAGCTGCCGCACCAAAACTACACGGTGATATTATTTCTGCAGAAACGCTCTGGTCATGTACTACATGTAATGCTTGTCATGAGGTTTGTCCGTTGGATGTTTCTCCAGTTAGCATTATTACCGATATGCGCCGTTTTCTTATTGGAGAAGGAGCACTTAGTGGTCCACCTGCTGCCTCACTTCAAAAAGTACAGCGTTCAGGGAATCCATGGGGCTTACCAGCACGAGACCGTTTTAATTGGTCTGAAGGATTAGATGTTCCAACGGTACAATCTAATCCAGGTTTTGAAGTATTGTATTGGATTGGTTGTTCAGCAACTTACGATCGTCGTATTCAAAAAGTAGCACATGCAGTTGTAAAACTGTTAGAGCATGCTGGCGTTAATTATGCGACTCTTGGACCAGAAGAACGTTGTACAGGAGAATTTGCTCGCCGTATGGGAGATGAATTCTTGTTTCAAGAATCTGCCGAAAATAACATTGAAGTACTTAAAAAATATAATGTTAAGTCTATCATTACACACTGTCCTCATTGTCTTAATTCATTGAGCAAAGATTATCCCCAATTTGGTGGGAATTATGATGTCATGCATCACACACAGTTCCTATCTACACTTATTAAGGATGATAAACTTAAAGTAGATGAAAAGGCAATAAAAGGAGAAGATGGTTCAATTACATATCATGATCCATGTTATTTAGCACGTATAAATGGTATAAGCGAAGAACCCCGTTTCCTTATTGAAGAAGCTGTCGGGGAGCATGCTCTTGAAGAAGTTAAACGAAGTGGTTGCGAATCTTCTTGCTGTGGAGCAGGTGGCGGGCGCATGTGGTTTGATGACGAGCCTGAAGAACGTATTGGAAGAACACGTGTTGAAGAACTTCTTGCTACCAAGGCAAAAACAGTAGCGGTCTCTTGCCCTTTCTGTCTTACCATGATGACCGACGGTATTGCCGCTAAGACCGACCAGGTTGAAGTAAAAGATCTTTCTGAAATTCTTGCAGATGCTATAGAAATGACAAATAACATCACTAGTTACTCTAAAAATATTGAATAG
- a CDS encoding electron transfer flavoprotein subunit alpha/FixB family protein gives MKILIIAEAQGAEVRHASRSAITLAKNAAAAANGDIEIAMIGDDIAAAATAASAYAPTFTLSDASLAHPTADRYGAAIAQIVKQRGAGLVIAASTSQGKDCVARAAAQLGGTMVTDATACENRDGKLVWQRTMHAGGVAAWVAAHGDTVVVTALQSACEPAEPTEKTSVTALDIDVASLPSAIQFESVSTKQSNRPDVTEAAVVISGGRAFKTADDYERLIGGLADKVGGGTGSSRAAVDAGIAPNENQVGQTGKIIAPDLYLGIGISGAVQHLAGMKNSKIIAAINTDDEAPLLDYADFALIADAYEAIPELIAKL, from the coding sequence ATGAAAATTCTAATTATAGCAGAGGCACAGGGGGCAGAAGTTCGTCACGCAAGTCGTAGCGCAATCACCCTTGCTAAAAATGCAGCTGCTGCTGCAAACGGAGACATAGAAATTGCCATGATTGGTGATGACATTGCAGCCGCAGCAACAGCAGCATCAGCATACGCACCAACATTTACACTTAGTGATGCATCATTAGCTCATCCAACAGCAGACCGTTATGGTGCTGCTATTGCACAAATAGTGAAACAACGTGGTGCAGGTTTAGTAATTGCAGCGTCTACCTCACAAGGTAAAGATTGTGTTGCTCGTGCTGCCGCTCAACTTGGAGGGACGATGGTGACAGATGCAACAGCTTGTGAAAACCGTGATGGTAAATTAGTATGGCAACGTACTATGCACGCAGGTGGTGTTGCCGCTTGGGTGGCTGCACATGGAGATACAGTAGTCGTTACTGCACTTCAATCAGCTTGCGAGCCAGCTGAACCAACAGAAAAAACAAGTGTAACTGCACTAGATATAGATGTGGCATCACTTCCTTCGGCAATTCAATTTGAATCGGTTTCTACTAAGCAAAGCAATCGTCCAGATGTAACAGAAGCAGCAGTAGTAATTTCTGGTGGTCGTGCATTTAAAACAGCAGACGATTATGAACGCCTTATAGGCGGTTTAGCAGATAAAGTAGGTGGAGGCACTGGTAGTTCTCGAGCTGCGGTAGATGCAGGTATTGCACCAAATGAAAATCAAGTTGGGCAAACAGGCAAGATTATTGCTCCAGACCTTTATTTAGGTATCGGTATCTCAGGAGCTGTACAGCACCTAGCTGGTATGAAGAACTCAAAAATTATTGCAGCGATAAATACTGACGATGAAGCACCACTTCTCGATTATGCAGATTTTGCGCTTATTGCAGATGCTTATGAAGCCATTCCTGAACTGATAGCAAAACTCTAA